A DNA window from Candidatus Methylomirabilota bacterium contains the following coding sequences:
- a CDS encoding molybdopterin cofactor-binding domain-containing protein, whose amino-acid sequence MALVGAEVKRKEDPRLITGTSAYVADIGVPGLHYVAFVRSPYAHARIRSIDTSAAARLPGVRLVLTGRDLRGHCAALPLGGSSSEGGGSANPDNVGRKHFPLSTEVVRHVGEAVAAVVAVSEAIAVDAAAAVEVDWHPLPAVANPFDAMAPGAPQLFDDAPGNVEHSKEVRAGDPEAAFARAHRVIKQRMVSQRLAGITLEPRAALAAPDPLTGGIVVWETNQAPHSLRNDLATALGLSQNMVRVIAPEVGGGFGVKFGLYPETATLAAIAHRHRIAVRWTETRHEHMSATTHGRAQVTDLEAAVEPDGTITALRMRVTADVGAYPIFTFIPELTLFMGIGVYQIKHIDLKATCVFTNSTSVAAYRGAGRPEAAYYLERFVDIIAVDLNLAPEAVRRKNFIPPSAFPYAAPTGQNYDSGEYDRALTKALELARVKVLRDEQKQRLERGDGTLLGIGMACYVEMCGFGPFESAVVRVEPGGDVTAYTGTSAHGQGHETTFAQIIADHLGVDFNRIVVRHGDTLNTPMGNGTGGSRSLAVGGSAILRAATAVQGKARRLAAIMLEAAPEDIILETGRYQVRGAPGRALTLAEIAAKAYGGDLPPDTESGLEATDFFRPPQLVYPFGAHVAVVEVERETGDVSVRDFISVDDCGVRVSPVLVRGQVHGGLAQGIAQALLEEVVYGQDGQLLTGTLMDYAVPRADNLPSFVTAETVTPTPHNPMGAKGIGEAATIGSTPAVVNAVVDALRPLGVKHLDMPLRSERVWGAMQAGGAR is encoded by the coding sequence ATGGCCCTGGTCGGCGCCGAGGTCAAGCGCAAGGAAGATCCCCGGCTGATCACCGGCACCTCCGCGTATGTCGCGGACATCGGCGTGCCCGGTCTGCATTACGTGGCGTTCGTTCGCAGCCCTTACGCCCATGCCCGCATCCGGAGCATCGACACCTCGGCGGCGGCCCGGCTGCCGGGGGTGCGGCTGGTGCTCACCGGTCGCGATCTGCGCGGCCACTGCGCCGCCCTGCCGCTCGGCGGTAGCAGCAGCGAGGGCGGGGGCAGCGCCAATCCCGACAACGTGGGGCGCAAGCACTTTCCCCTCTCGACCGAGGTGGTGCGCCACGTGGGCGAGGCTGTGGCGGCCGTCGTCGCCGTCTCGGAAGCGATCGCCGTCGACGCGGCGGCGGCGGTGGAAGTCGACTGGCATCCGCTGCCCGCCGTGGCCAATCCCTTCGACGCGATGGCGCCCGGCGCCCCACAGCTGTTCGACGACGCCCCCGGCAACGTCGAGCACAGCAAGGAGGTGCGGGCCGGCGATCCCGAAGCCGCCTTCGCGCGCGCCCACCGCGTGATCAAGCAGCGGATGGTCAGCCAGCGCCTGGCCGGGATCACGCTGGAGCCGCGCGCGGCCCTGGCCGCGCCCGATCCCCTGACCGGCGGCATCGTGGTGTGGGAGACCAACCAGGCGCCGCACAGCCTCCGCAACGACCTCGCGACCGCCCTGGGACTCAGCCAGAACATGGTGCGGGTGATCGCGCCCGAGGTCGGGGGCGGCTTCGGGGTGAAGTTCGGGCTCTACCCCGAGACGGCCACCCTGGCCGCCATCGCGCACCGACATCGCATTGCCGTGCGCTGGACGGAGACGCGGCACGAGCACATGAGCGCCACGACCCACGGCCGGGCCCAGGTCACCGACCTGGAGGCCGCGGTGGAGCCCGACGGCACCATCACCGCGCTTCGTATGCGGGTGACGGCCGACGTGGGCGCCTATCCGATCTTCACCTTCATCCCCGAGCTCACGCTGTTCATGGGCATCGGCGTCTACCAGATCAAGCACATCGACCTCAAGGCGACCTGCGTCTTCACCAACAGCACCTCGGTGGCCGCCTACCGGGGCGCCGGCCGACCCGAGGCGGCCTACTACCTCGAGCGCTTCGTGGACATCATTGCCGTCGACCTCAACCTGGCCCCCGAGGCGGTGCGCCGGAAGAACTTCATTCCGCCGTCGGCGTTTCCCTATGCCGCGCCTACCGGCCAGAACTACGACAGCGGCGAGTACGACCGGGCCCTGACCAAGGCGCTGGAGCTGGCTCGCGTCAAGGTCCTGCGCGACGAGCAGAAGCAGCGCCTGGAGCGCGGCGACGGCACGCTGCTGGGCATCGGCATGGCCTGCTACGTGGAGATGTGCGGCTTCGGGCCGTTCGAGAGCGCGGTGGTGCGGGTGGAGCCGGGGGGGGACGTCACCGCCTACACGGGCACGTCGGCCCACGGGCAGGGTCACGAGACCACGTTCGCCCAGATCATCGCCGACCATCTCGGCGTGGACTTCAACCGGATCGTGGTGCGCCACGGCGACACGCTCAACACGCCCATGGGCAACGGCACGGGGGGCAGCCGCAGCCTGGCCGTCGGCGGCTCGGCCATCCTGCGCGCCGCCACCGCCGTGCAGGGCAAGGCCCGCCGCCTCGCGGCCATCATGCTGGAGGCGGCCCCGGAGGACATCATCCTGGAAACCGGGCGTTACCAGGTGCGCGGCGCGCCGGGCCGGGCGCTCACGCTGGCCGAGATCGCCGCCAAGGCCTACGGCGGGGACCTGCCGCCCGACACCGAGTCGGGGCTGGAGGCGACCGACTTCTTCCGGCCGCCCCAGCTCGTCTATCCCTTCGGCGCCCACGTAGCGGTCGTGGAGGTCGAGCGCGAGACGGGCGACGTGAGCGTGCGTGATTTCATCTCGGTGGACGACTGCGGCGTCCGGGTGAGCCCGGTGCTGGTGCGCGGTCAGGTGCACGGGGGGCTGGCTCAGGGCATCGCCCAGGCCTTGCTGGAGGAAGTCGTCTACGGCCAGGACGGCCAGCTCCTCACCGGCACGCTGATGGACTACGCGGTCCCCCGCGCCGACAATCTGCCCTCGTTCGTCACCGCCGAGACCGTGACGCCCACGCCCCACAACCCCATGGGCGCCAAGGGCATCGGCGAGGCCGCGACCATCGGCTCGACGCCCGCCGTCGTCA